The Plasmodium cynomolgi strain B DNA, scaffold: 0415, whole genome shotgun sequence genome contains a region encoding:
- a CDS encoding CYIR protein (putative;~vir-type antigen) encodes MTNDVQREETGTSIKIDMKENDKLNLLKEKCPSTCLDLLLTPENRNVRSLEENNYIRYIPRSVWLDDTTKKINKLHLQETTIWNEPLKKIFDKFKDISNLIKFYTHLDLCVYTCDNPDNASRESNENNTSKHTCKVKLINEIADCIGQICNCYDIKYDKCSDYLLYWLYGVIEESNFTLFQIHDVFNEMGILKENTKCFNDNNKKCINKLDKVFNTRVLRNKKLLHDFTEYYEDIKNIMNKEEQTNKEIYCKFVKLYFELYKRMKDESLLDLTKYYQEEIKNFQEKFNNDSLSFLEGMCPQNGIKSLFEAENVTTGLLKQLPKEVIEPIMEPLENEKEIKVNSKIFFK; translated from the exons ATGACGAATGATGTGCAACGTGAAGAAACAGGAACATCTATAAAAATAGATATGAAAGAAAATGACAAGTTAAATCtattaaaggaaaaatgtcCAAGTACATGTCTAGATTTATTGTTAACCCCCGAAAACAGAAATGTGCGTTCACtagaggaaaataattatataagaTATATTCCAAGAAGTGTATGGTTAGATGACACTACAAAGAAgattaataaattacatcTTCAGGAAACCACTATATGGAATGaacctttaaaaaaaatattt GATAAATTTAAGGATATATCAAATTTAATTAAGTTCTATACTCATTTAGATCTCTGTGTTTATACATGTGATAACCCCGATAATGCTAGCAGAGAAAGCAATGAAAACAATACTTCAAAACATACGTGTAAAGTAAAACTAATAAATGAAATCGCTGATTGTATTGGACAAATTTGTAATTGTTATGacataaaatatgataagTGTTCAGATTATTTGTTATATTGGTTGTACGGTGTAATAGAAGAAAGTAATTTCACGCTTTTTCAGATTCATGATGTATTCAACGAAATGGGCATATTGAAAGAGAATACTAAATGTTTcaatgataataataaaaaatgtataaataaacTTGACAAAGTATTCAATACCCGGGTGttgagaaacaaaaaattgttacacGATTTTACAGAATATTAcgaagacataaaaaatataatgaataaGGAAGAACAGACGAATAAGGAAATATATTGCAAGTTCGTAAAACTTTACTTTGAATTATACAAAAGAATGAAAGACGAAAGTCTTTTAGACTTAACCAAATACTAccaggaagaaataaagaactttcaagaaaaatttaataatgatTCTTTATCATTCTTAGAAGGAATGTGTCCTCAGAATGGAATAAAATCATTATTCGAAGCAGAAAATGTAACTACAGGTCTATTAAAGCAATTGCCTAAAGAAGTTATCGAACCAATAATGGAACCtttggaaaatgaaaaggagatTAAAGTaaatagcaaaattttttttaaataa